From Salvelinus sp. IW2-2015 linkage group LG18, ASM291031v2, whole genome shotgun sequence, a single genomic window includes:
- the LOC111978349 gene encoding voltage-gated potassium channel regulatory subunit KCNG3: MKFGKSICILNVGGTKYAFPKDVIKDFPLSRVSRLHKCASEKEVLEVCDDYDRERNEFFFDRHSEAFCFIMLYVKYGKLRFVPQMCELSFYNEMIYWGLESSHLEFCCQRRLDNKMSDSYINFSEEEVKLEEELKGENLVTRVVTEREESKWLERMRSTFEEPTSSVAAQILASVSVIFVLVSMVMLCVSTLPDWKTAENNSVEEHQYNPDSLEHPSGIIEAVCIGWFTAECIVRFIVSRDKCEFVKRPLNIIDLLAITPYYISISMTMLTGENSQLQRAGVTLRVLRMMRIFWVIKLARHFLGLQTLGLTLSRCYREMVMLLLFICVPMAIFSALAQLLEHGLDLESPNEDYASIPAACWWVIISMTTVGYGDMYPITVPGRVLGGLCVVSGIVLLALPITFIYHSFVQCYHELKFRSARCTRSLSAEFLN, translated from the exons ATGAAGTTTGGGAAGAGCATCTGTATCCTTAATGTGGGTGGCACAAAATATGCGTTCCCTAAGGATGTGATAAAGGATTTCCCTCTGAGCAGAGTGAGCCGTTTGCACAAATGCGCATCGGAGAAAGAAGTACTGGAAGTGTGTGACGACTACGATCGGGAACGGAACGAGTTTTTCTTTGATAGGCACTCGGAGGCTTTTTGTTTCATCATGCTGTACGTGAAGTACGGGAAGCTACGGTTCGTCCCGCAGATGTGCGAGCTATCATTCTATAACGAGATGATTTACTGGGGACTGGAGAGCTCACACTTGGAGTTTTGCTGCCAGCGGAGACTGGACAATAAGATGTCAGACTCGTACATTAATTTCTCCGAGGAGGAAGTCAAACTCGAGGAAGAGTTGAAGGGCGAGAATTTGGTGACTCGCGTGGTCACGGAGAGAGAGGAGTCCAAGTGGCTGGAGAGAATGAGAAGTACTTTTGAGGAGCCGACTTCATCAGTCGCAGCACAAATCTTGGCCTCAGTGTCCGTTATATTTGTTTTAGTGTCCATGGTGATGCTTTGTGTGAGTACTTTGCCAGATTGGAAAACCGCTGAGAACAACAGCGTGGAGGAACACCAGTACAACCCAGACTCTTTAGAGCATCCATCCGG GATCATCGAGGCTGTGTGTATCGGATGGTTCACCGCTGAGTGCATTGTGCGCTTCATCGTGTCGCGGGACAAGTGTGAGTTTGTCAAACGGCCCCTCAACATCATCGACCTACTGGCCATCACGCCCTACTACATCTCCATCTCCATGACGATGCTGACAGGGGAGAACTCCCAGCTTCAGCGGGCGGGCGTCACCCTGCGCGTTCTGCGCATGATGCGCATCTTCTGGGTGATCAAGCTGGCCCGTCACTTCCTGGGCCTGCAGACTCTGGGGCTAACGCTGAGTCGCTGCTACCGGGAAATGGTGATGCTGCTGCTGTTTATCTGCGTGCCTATGGCCATCTTCAGTGCTCTAGCCCAGCTGCTGGAGCATGGCCTGGACCTGGAGTCGCCGAACGAGGACTACGCCAGCATTCCCGCCGCCTGTTGGTGGGTTATTATCTCCATGACCACTGTGGGCTATGGAGACATGTACCCCATCACTGTGCCTGGGCGAGTGCTGGGTGGCCTGTGCGTGGTGAGCGGCATCGTGCTCCTGGCACTGCCCATCACCTTCATCTACCACAGCTTCGTGCAGTGCTACCATGAGCTCAAGTTCCGCTCGGCCCGCTGTACGCGGAGCCTGTCCGCAGAGTTTCTCAACTGA